The nucleotide sequence CAGCTACTACCGTGTAACTACCAGCACGCGTGCATTACCATTACGCCTTGAATACTTACGCTATTACATATTCACTGTGGATAAAATTATCGCACCGTATTAACCTTACAATTCAACCCATAAGTGATTAAGCTTCTAAGGCAAATACCACTTGCATAGAAGGTTTCTGGCAAATCAGATTTCGTATGAGAGCATCCGTTCAGCGCATATTACAGCATCCAACTTATGCGCGGGCATTAGAATGGGGAAGGCTGATTACTATTACAGGATCAGCGCAGATTGCAGTCCAAGCCATTAGCTTTCTTTGCGGAATCTTGGTAATTCGGCTTCTTCCCACCCAGGAATACGCGCTTTACACCCTGGCCAACACTATGTTGGGTACCATGGTCTTGTTGGCCGATGGTGGCATCTCAACGGGGGTAATGTCGCAAGGCAGCAAGGTGTGGCAAGACCGAGAGAAGCTCGGGACGGTTATGGCTACCGGCCTCGACTTACGCAATAAGTTTGCGATAGGAAGCCTAATAATTGCGGCTCCTATTCTGATAGGGCTCCTACGACATCACGGGGCCAGCTGGCTGATGGCGACCCTGCTCTTGCTAGCGACTATTCCGGCGTTTTATACCGGCCTCTCCAACACGCTGCTGGAAATTGGACCCAAGCTGCAGCAAGACATAACTCCACTTCAGAAAACCCAAGTGGGCGTCAACGTCGGGCGTCTGCTACTGCTGGTGCTCACCATTTTTATATTTCCGTGGGCCTTCGTGGCTGTATTGGCGGCAGGCTTGCCACAGATTTGGGGCAACCGGCGGCTGCACAAAATCTCCGATGGATACGTAGACCTCACCCAAAAGCCTGATCCTGAAATCAGAGCGGCTATTTTCAAGGTGATCAAGCGAGTGCTGCCGGGCACTATCTATTACTGCGCATCAGGACAGATAACCGTGTGGCTGATTTCGATATTTGGCTCCACTTCGTCTATTGCCCAAGTCGGCGCCTTGTCACGGCTAGGCATGGTGCTCAATCTGTTTACCGCCCTGCTCACCACCTTGGTTATACCTCGCTTCGCCCGCTTGGATGGGGGCAGGAAGATGATTATGGCGCGTTATCTACAGATTGAAGGTGGCCTGTTTGTCTTGTGTTTGTGCATTGTAGGCACCGTATGGCTTTTCCCAAACCAAGTGCTGTGGATACTAGGTAAAAACTATACGGGCCTTAATACGGAGTTGGTATTAAGTATTACGGGTAGCTGCTTTAATTTGATGGCAGGTATTTCCTTTTCTTTGGTTTTGAGCAGAGGATGGGCCACTAATCCTGCCATTACGATTGCTGTCGAAGTTCTAGCAGTAATTGTGGGCGTTCTAACGATAGATGTTTCCACTCTGCAAGGGATATTTAAGTTTAATATATTTCTTGCTTTCGTGCAGGCAGTTCTTTTTATAAGCTATGGCTCGCTGAAAATATTGAAGTCAGAATAATTCATCGGCTCTACTGATTGATAATAATTATGCATGTAAATAGCAAAACGACTTGTTGTTAAGCTTGATTACAGCGTAATGATAGTAACTAGTCTTAGCGAATTAAGATTTATATTCTGTAGTACATTGGTATAGTAGTAAAATACTTTGCTATTTATATAGGGTACTGCATAAGTGTGTATCTTTCAAAAGATTTGCGCATTACATGCATTCATAGCTTGCTCATGAAAATAGTTTTTGTTTGTGGTTCGCTGGAACCTGGCCGTGACGGCGTGGGAGATTACACCCGGCGATTAGCAGCCAAACTTATTTCTCAAGGTCATCAAGTAGCTGCCGTAGCACTGAACGATGGCTACAGCAAGGAAGAGTTTTTGGGCAGTCAAGATGCAGAAAGCCAGGAATTGCATGTCTTGCGCATTCCGGCTTCCTACAGCAGTGCCACCCGTTTTGCAAGAGCCCAGCAGTGGATTGATACGGTGAACCCGGAGTGGCTGAGTTTGCAATACGTTCCCTTTGCCTTTCACAAGAAAGGCTTGCCTTGGGGGCTCGATAGCAGCCTCGAGCGAATGGGCCGGGGGCGGCACTGGCACATCATGTTTCATGAGCTTTGGGTCGGGATGGACACGGAGGCGCCGTTGAAATACGTATTGATGGGGCGGGTGCAGAAGTATCTAATCAACGCCCTATTGAAGAAGTTGCGCCCCGCTGCAATTCATACCCAAACCAAGCTCTACCAAGCGCTTCTCGAAAAACTCGGCTACAAGACGCATTATTTGCCGCTGTTCGGCAACATACCCGTCGTCAGCAAGGCCAGCTCGCCTACCCAGGCGCTACATCATGCCCGTGAGCAGCGCGATGTGGCGCTACTGGTGTTCGGTACGCTTCATCCCAAATCGTACTTCGAAGAGTTTACTAAAGAGGCGTCTCAGTTGGCCAAGGCAAAGGGTATTCGCTTCTCCCTGACGGCCGTAGGGCGTTGTGGTAGCGGGCTTGATACCTTTTCCAAAGAGTGGAAAGGAGAGGGGCTACCGCTCAACATACTAGGCGAACAAGCAGAAGAAGAGATTTCGCAGGCGTTGAGCAGCGCGACCATCGGCTTGTCTACTACGGTGCTGCCACTGGCGGAAAAAAGCGGGACTGTAGCGGCGATGCGTGAACATGGCTTACCTGTATTGTGCATTGCAAAGCCCTGGGAGCCCTGCGGAATATCAAACCTAGCGTTGCCGCCCGGTATCGTGCAGTACCAGCAAGGCCAGTTGGAAGCGTACCTCTCAAACGCTCAGCCGCCTGTTGACGCAAGCAACGTGCTGGAAGTTTCTCAACTCATGGTAGCCGATCTTACGGCCTCCGTGCCTGCTAGCAGTGCTAGGGTATCCACACCATAAGCCCCGCGGTTGCTCGTTCTCGGGAGTGTTCGGGAAACGCACATACCGCTTCTCATACGCGTAACGGCTCAATCGGTGCCGTTCCACTGTTGCATCAGCTACCACGCGCTCAAGCTTAAGCAAGCCTGAAACTCAGTTCAGTTTGTAACAGATACTTCTTCTGTTGTTGGCTAGGCTTTGTTTTCCGGCTGACGCACTTCTGCCTTAGTGGGGCAAGAGGGTGCAAGCCGGGAGTTTGTCGCAACGAGGTAGTCGAAATGCCCATTTCTAGGTGCTATTTGCGTCCGCTTGCGTTGCTTGCTAGGGGTAACGCATGATGATGCTAGCTGGTAAATGGCCAGTCCAACTGTCGTCGTCAAGCTACTGCTTGATCGGTCGTGTTCAGCAAATACGCTCGGGCTTTGTCTGGCTTGTGTGCTGCCACCTCTTGCGAGGCCGGTAGATAACTTATTGTTGCTTTCAATGCTTTTCTCATGAAACTGATCTACTCTCACCCCACTGGTAATGCCAACGTCCGTGCTGCGGCTTGTGGACTAGCGAAGGCAGATCTGCTGGCGGAATTCCATACCACCATTGCTTCCTTTCCGGGCAGCATGCTGGATAGCTTAGGAGCCATTGGGCCGCTAGCTGAAATTCGGCGGCGGCGCTACGACCCTGTACTCGAACCGTTTACGCGCATGTGGCCCTGGCGCGAAGCCGGTCGGTTGTTTGCTTCCAAGGCCGGCTTCAAAAGCCTGCACGGCCACGAAACGGGTCCTTATAGCGTTGACGCCGTGTATCAAAGCCTCGACCAGCGGGTTGGGACCATGTTGCAGCCCGCTATAAAGCAGGGTGTACGGGGCGTATATGCCTACGAAGATGGAGCCGTGCAGTCGTTTCGTGTGGCAAAAAGGCTAGGCTTGCAGTGTCTGTACGATTTGCCTATTGGCTACTGGCGGGCGGCACGCCGGCTGTTGGAACCTGAG is from Hymenobacter tibetensis and encodes:
- a CDS encoding MATE family efflux transporter encodes the protein MVIRLLPTQEYALYTLANTMLGTMVLLADGGISTGVMSQGSKVWQDREKLGTVMATGLDLRNKFAIGSLIIAAPILIGLLRHHGASWLMATLLLLATIPAFYTGLSNTLLEIGPKLQQDITPLQKTQVGVNVGRLLLLVLTIFIFPWAFVAVLAAGLPQIWGNRRLHKISDGYVDLTQKPDPEIRAAIFKVIKRVLPGTIYYCASGQITVWLISIFGSTSSIAQVGALSRLGMVLNLFTALLTTLVIPRFARLDGGRKMIMARYLQIEGGLFVLCLCIVGTVWLFPNQVLWILGKNYTGLNTELVLSITGSCFNLMAGISFSLVLSRGWATNPAITIAVEVLAVIVGVLTIDVSTLQGIFKFNIFLAFVQAVLFISYGSLKILKSE
- a CDS encoding glycosyltransferase family protein, translating into MKIVFVCGSLEPGRDGVGDYTRRLAAKLISQGHQVAAVALNDGYSKEEFLGSQDAESQELHVLRIPASYSSATRFARAQQWIDTVNPEWLSLQYVPFAFHKKGLPWGLDSSLERMGRGRHWHIMFHELWVGMDTEAPLKYVLMGRVQKYLINALLKKLRPAAIHTQTKLYQALLEKLGYKTHYLPLFGNIPVVSKASSPTQALHHAREQRDVALLVFGTLHPKSYFEEFTKEASQLAKAKGIRFSLTAVGRCGSGLDTFSKEWKGEGLPLNILGEQAEEEISQALSSATIGLSTTVLPLAEKSGTVAAMREHGLPVLCIAKPWEPCGISNLALPPGIVQYQQGQLEAYLSNAQPPVDASNVLEVSQLMVADLTASVPASSARVSTP